In Roseisolibacter agri, the following proteins share a genomic window:
- a CDS encoding superoxide dismutase family protein, producing MTRPAAALTAVAAAAVLLAGCRSDDAGIAPQQPSDAPSLARAAAASGGATRLTAEIVNSAGDVIGDARLTEDATGTVHLTVHVKGLTPGLHGLHVHAVGSCVGPTFTSAGGHYNPASRQHGHLNPLGYHAGDLPNLIVNGAGVGHLSANVDQFSLAALQDADGSALVIHANQDDYRTDPTGNSGARIACGVLE from the coding sequence ATGACCCGTCCAGCCGCCGCTCTGACCGCCGTCGCCGCCGCCGCCGTGCTCCTCGCGGGCTGCCGGAGCGACGACGCCGGCATCGCCCCCCAGCAGCCGTCGGATGCCCCGTCGCTGGCGCGCGCCGCGGCGGCCTCCGGGGGCGCCACGCGCCTGACGGCGGAGATCGTCAACAGCGCCGGCGACGTGATCGGCGACGCGCGCCTCACCGAGGACGCGACCGGCACCGTGCACCTCACGGTGCACGTGAAGGGGCTGACGCCGGGGCTGCACGGCCTGCACGTGCACGCGGTCGGCAGCTGCGTCGGGCCGACGTTCACGTCCGCGGGCGGCCACTACAACCCGGCGTCGCGGCAGCATGGGCACCTCAACCCGCTCGGCTACCACGCGGGCGACCTGCCGAACCTGATCGTCAACGGGGCCGGCGTGGGGCACCTGAGCGCCAACGTCGACCAGTTCTCGCTGGCCGCGCTGCAGGACGCCGACGGCAGCGCGCTGGTGATCCACGCGAACCAGGACGACTACCGCACCGATCCGACGGGGAACAGCGGGGCGCGGATCGCGTGTGGAGTGCTGGAGTGA
- a CDS encoding phosphodiester glycosidase family protein, whose product MSRALARVAVLLAASVLCGGLLWAATPGALPSSALAVWRDGRWATWWRSDRAPATWAPPHALGDAVRWRAGAPGVEWGELRMAGDGEAWRLRVIVARVDPRRVRLSLAASRTATRGRWTVDSAGPRAVLALNAGQFGGATPWGWLVHAGREYRPPGRGPLAPAVVIDTAGRVRLVPPDSLDALRAALQTAPGAVREAFQSYPALLAGGAVPAALRAPGRGVDVAHRDARLALGTLADGRVLIALTRFDGLDGALDVVPFGPTVPEMAAVMGALGARDAVLLDGGISAQLLVRDARDGPRRWPGLRRVPLGLVGTGG is encoded by the coding sequence ATGAGTCGCGCGCTCGCGCGCGTGGCGGTGCTGCTGGCGGCGAGCGTGCTCTGTGGGGGGCTGCTGTGGGCCGCCACGCCGGGCGCGCTGCCGTCGTCGGCGCTCGCCGTGTGGCGCGACGGCCGCTGGGCGACGTGGTGGCGCAGCGACCGCGCGCCCGCGACGTGGGCGCCGCCGCACGCGCTGGGCGACGCGGTGCGGTGGCGCGCCGGCGCGCCCGGCGTCGAGTGGGGCGAGCTGCGGATGGCGGGCGACGGCGAGGCGTGGCGGCTGCGCGTGATCGTCGCGCGCGTGGACCCACGGCGCGTGCGGCTGTCGCTGGCCGCGTCGCGCACCGCCACGCGCGGCAGGTGGACGGTGGACAGCGCGGGTCCGCGCGCGGTGCTCGCGCTCAACGCCGGCCAGTTCGGCGGCGCGACGCCGTGGGGCTGGCTGGTGCACGCGGGGCGCGAGTACCGGCCGCCGGGCCGCGGCCCGCTCGCGCCCGCGGTGGTGATCGACACGGCGGGGCGCGTGCGGCTCGTGCCGCCCGACTCGCTGGATGCGCTGCGCGCCGCGCTGCAGACGGCGCCGGGCGCCGTCCGTGAGGCATTCCAGAGCTATCCCGCGCTGCTGGCCGGCGGCGCGGTGCCGGCCGCGCTGCGGGCACCCGGCCGCGGCGTGGACGTCGCGCACCGCGACGCGCGGCTCGCCCTCGGCACGCTCGCCGACGGGCGCGTGCTGATCGCGCTCACGCGCTTCGACGGATTGGACGGCGCGCTGGACGTGGTGCCGTTCGGGCCGACGGTGCCCGAGATGGCGGCGGTCATGGGCGCCCTGGGCGCGCGCGACGCGGTGCTGCTGGACGGCGGGATCTCGGCGCAGCTGCTGGTGCGCGACGCGCGCGACGGGCCGCGCCGGTGGCCCGGGCTGCGCCGCGTGCCGCTCGGCCTCGTGGGGACCGGCGGATAG
- a CDS encoding response regulator: MPRILIVEDTSEIAEALQDHLRRRGHDTSLATRAAQAAAMIASERPDLIVLDLGLPDRDGHTVLQQLRARGLDTPVLILSARRDETDKLQGFAHGADDYVTKPFSAMELLARVDALLRRATARVPAVQAPTPTPDVAAGPTDAQIGERFGLTPRQVIVARLLAEGCSNAELAERLGVSAHTARNHTMHVLAKLGTSKRARVGPILRDAG; the protein is encoded by the coding sequence GTGCCGCGCATCCTCATCGTCGAAGACACCTCCGAGATCGCCGAGGCGCTCCAGGACCACCTGCGCCGCCGCGGTCACGACACGTCGCTCGCCACGCGCGCCGCCCAGGCGGCCGCGATGATCGCCAGCGAGCGTCCGGACCTGATCGTGCTCGACCTCGGCCTCCCGGACCGCGACGGGCACACGGTGCTGCAACAGCTGCGCGCGCGCGGGCTCGACACGCCGGTGCTCATCCTCTCCGCGCGGCGCGACGAGACGGACAAGCTGCAGGGCTTCGCGCACGGCGCCGACGACTACGTCACCAAGCCGTTCAGCGCGATGGAGCTGCTGGCGCGCGTGGACGCGCTGCTGCGCCGCGCGACGGCGCGCGTGCCCGCGGTGCAGGCCCCGACGCCCACGCCCGACGTCGCCGCGGGCCCGACGGACGCGCAGATCGGCGAGCGGTTCGGGCTCACGCCGCGGCAGGTCATCGTCGCGCGGCTGCTGGCCGAGGGGTGCTCGAACGCGGAGCTCGCGGAGCGGCTGGGCGTGAGCGCGCACACCGCGCGCAACCACACGATGCACGTGCTGGCGAAGCTCGGGACGTCGAAGCGCGCGCGCGTGGGGCCGATCCTGCGCGACGCGGGCTGA
- a CDS encoding OmpA family protein: protein MRRHTTLVAALLVVAASAPRAAHAQLGDRLRRAAEAAKRRAGEQAEERAERPKVSKDAAAEAPAEASEAKADTAAAPTVNSGRDFTPGTRVLYATDFTRDELGDFPRAFRLRGGNTEVAEIGRARWLRATSFGEFEIPLSEKLPERFTMEFDFIGPSGWSQYLYFTPHDPNGDEPYHLHLSAEEGGVGGPNGYDVASAPPRGREGAPLRVQVMADGDYVKVYLNGVRVANAPNAALGRSRVIRVRVSASDEAPVMIANLRIAAGGKDLYAALESSGRVTADGILFDTNSDRLRAESTPVLQEIAAMLAAHPELRVAIEGHTDDAGAAAANQSLSERRAAAVRRHLVTTLGVDAARLTSAGFGATRPVAPNDSEANRQRNRRVELVKR, encoded by the coding sequence GTGCGCCGCCACACGACGCTCGTCGCGGCGCTGCTCGTCGTCGCCGCGTCCGCCCCGCGCGCCGCGCACGCGCAGCTGGGCGACCGGCTGCGCCGCGCCGCGGAGGCGGCGAAGCGCCGCGCCGGCGAGCAGGCCGAGGAGCGCGCCGAGCGTCCGAAGGTGTCGAAGGACGCGGCCGCGGAGGCCCCGGCCGAGGCGTCCGAGGCGAAGGCCGACACCGCGGCCGCGCCGACGGTGAACAGCGGCCGCGACTTCACGCCCGGCACGCGCGTGCTCTACGCGACCGACTTCACGCGCGACGAGCTCGGGGACTTCCCGCGGGCCTTCCGGCTGCGCGGCGGCAACACCGAGGTCGCCGAGATCGGACGTGCCCGATGGCTGCGCGCGACGAGCTTCGGCGAGTTCGAGATCCCGCTGTCCGAGAAGCTGCCCGAGCGCTTCACGATGGAGTTCGACTTCATCGGGCCGAGCGGGTGGAGCCAGTACCTGTACTTCACGCCGCACGACCCGAACGGCGACGAGCCGTACCACCTGCACCTGAGCGCCGAGGAGGGCGGCGTCGGTGGCCCGAACGGCTACGACGTCGCATCCGCGCCGCCCAGGGGGCGTGAGGGCGCGCCGCTGCGGGTGCAGGTGATGGCCGACGGCGACTACGTGAAGGTCTACCTGAACGGCGTGCGCGTGGCCAACGCGCCCAACGCCGCCCTCGGCCGCTCGCGCGTGATCCGCGTGCGGGTCAGCGCCAGCGACGAGGCACCGGTGATGATCGCGAACCTGCGCATCGCCGCCGGCGGCAAGGACCTGTACGCGGCGCTGGAATCCAGCGGGCGCGTCACGGCCGACGGCATCCTGTTCGACACCAACTCCGACCGCCTGCGCGCCGAGAGCACGCCCGTGCTGCAGGAGATCGCGGCGATGCTGGCCGCGCATCCCGAGCTGCGCGTGGCGATCGAGGGGCACACCGACGACGCGGGCGCGGCGGCCGCGAACCAGTCGCTCTCCGAGCGGCGCGCCGCCGCCGTCCGCCGCCACCTCGTGACCACGCTCGGCGTCGACGCGGCGCGGCTGACGTCCGCCGGCTTCGGCGCGACGCGCCCCGTCGCCCCGAACGACTCCGAGGCCAATCGCCAGCGCAACCGCCGCGTCGAGCTCGTGAAGCGCTGA
- a CDS encoding PEP-CTERM sorting domain-containing protein — MRPTVYLSSAAAALLTLAGAPAAHAQQIATRTDLAAILGASMRVETFDDVTDPARGVYATTTHGSQPGQGLALTSETNMRDRGPGLIEPGIAFTNPNNGHWFWPTGWGSYGNTSTVYAAGHHENDITFTSPTRAFGVDLFVFAGQPIATTLTFFDVGGQLIGSTTLRPTPGQFVGWQHEAGIGRVHFSGGSNDAVSVRMDNVTFGAGAAAPVTTTPEPATFALLGGGLAAVGVVARRRRREA, encoded by the coding sequence ATGCGACCGACCGTCTACCTCTCCAGCGCCGCCGCGGCGCTCCTCACGCTCGCCGGTGCGCCCGCCGCGCACGCGCAGCAGATCGCCACGCGCACCGACCTCGCCGCCATCCTCGGCGCCAGCATGCGCGTCGAGACCTTCGACGACGTGACCGATCCGGCGCGCGGCGTCTACGCGACGACCACGCACGGCTCGCAGCCGGGCCAGGGGCTGGCGCTGACGAGCGAGACCAACATGCGGGACCGCGGCCCGGGCCTCATCGAGCCCGGGATCGCGTTCACGAACCCGAACAACGGCCACTGGTTCTGGCCCACGGGCTGGGGCTCCTACGGCAACACGAGCACGGTGTACGCCGCGGGCCACCACGAGAACGACATCACGTTCACGTCGCCCACGCGCGCCTTCGGCGTCGACCTGTTCGTGTTCGCGGGCCAGCCGATCGCGACGACGCTGACGTTCTTCGACGTCGGCGGGCAGCTCATCGGCTCGACGACGCTGAGGCCGACGCCCGGGCAGTTCGTCGGCTGGCAGCACGAGGCGGGCATCGGGCGCGTGCACTTCTCGGGCGGCAGCAACGACGCCGTCAGCGTGCGCATGGACAACGTGACGTTCGGCGCGGGGGCCGCGGCGCCCGTGACGACGACGCCGGAGCCGGCGACGTTCGCGCTGCTGGGCGGCGGGCTGGCGGCGGTGGGCGTGGTCGCGCGCCGTCGCCGCCGCGAGGCCTGA
- a CDS encoding hybrid sensor histidine kinase/response regulator: MDTTDCTILLVDDEVANLDLLEVVLRPKGYRRLVRVSDARRAMDAFDAARPDLVLLDLHMPHRDGFAVLADIAARVSADAFVPVLVLTADVTAAARERALAGGAHDLVLKPFDRVEVLLRVRNLLRTRLLHESQRRARAAAELLADAGRVLVASLDGATAPAQLAALLADRVADACAVELVVDGACVRVAEAGIGAADASWEVRVPLHAADAAPIGWLSLARGATRAPFDDDDRALAAEVARRAGLALERARLLQATQAAVTTRDHVLAVVAHDLRGPLAAVRFDVEMLRAAETLAEPDARTLARVERAAARMDGLIEDLLDVARLDRDALALERQPQDVHALLEEAATTLRPLVASYGLRFEVSFDLPGDAALPAMDVDARRLLQAVSNLVGNAAKFAAHDGCVALTWTVTDGELRIAVRDDGPGIPADQVQHIFGAFWQARHADRRGLGLGLAIARAVVEAHGGRLWVESVVGEGSTFVIALPIARSEGQGLRELHLQG, translated from the coding sequence ATGGACACGACGGACTGCACCATCCTGCTGGTGGACGACGAGGTCGCGAACCTCGACCTGCTGGAGGTGGTGCTGCGGCCGAAGGGCTATCGCCGGCTGGTGCGCGTGAGCGACGCGCGCCGGGCGATGGACGCGTTCGACGCGGCGCGGCCGGACCTCGTGCTGCTCGACCTGCACATGCCGCATCGCGACGGCTTCGCGGTGCTGGCGGACATCGCCGCGCGCGTGAGCGCCGACGCGTTCGTGCCGGTGCTGGTGCTGACGGCCGACGTCACCGCGGCGGCACGCGAGCGCGCGCTGGCGGGGGGCGCGCACGACCTCGTGCTGAAGCCGTTCGACCGCGTGGAGGTGCTGCTGCGCGTGCGCAACCTGCTGCGCACGCGGCTGCTGCACGAGTCGCAGCGCCGCGCGCGCGCGGCGGCGGAGCTGCTGGCGGACGCGGGCCGCGTGCTGGTCGCGTCGCTGGACGGCGCGACCGCGCCCGCGCAGCTGGCGGCGCTCCTGGCCGACCGCGTGGCGGACGCCTGCGCGGTGGAGCTGGTGGTGGACGGCGCGTGCGTGCGCGTGGCGGAGGCGGGCATCGGGGCGGCCGATGCGTCGTGGGAGGTGCGCGTACCGCTGCACGCGGCGGACGCGGCGCCGATCGGGTGGCTGTCGCTGGCGCGCGGCGCGACGCGCGCGCCGTTCGACGACGACGACCGCGCGCTGGCGGCGGAGGTGGCGCGGCGCGCGGGGCTGGCGCTGGAGCGCGCGCGGCTGCTGCAGGCGACGCAGGCGGCGGTGACGACGCGCGACCACGTGCTGGCGGTGGTCGCGCACGACCTGCGCGGCCCGCTGGCCGCCGTGCGCTTCGACGTCGAGATGCTGCGCGCGGCCGAGACGCTGGCGGAGCCGGACGCGCGGACGCTGGCGCGCGTGGAGCGGGCGGCGGCGCGCATGGACGGGCTGATCGAGGACCTGCTGGACGTCGCGCGGTTGGACCGCGACGCGCTGGCGCTGGAGCGCCAGCCGCAGGACGTGCACGCGCTGCTGGAGGAGGCGGCGACGACGCTGCGTCCGCTGGTGGCGTCGTACGGGCTGCGCTTCGAGGTGTCGTTCGACCTGCCGGGCGACGCGGCGCTGCCGGCGATGGACGTCGACGCGCGGCGGCTGCTGCAGGCGGTCTCGAACCTGGTGGGGAACGCGGCCAAGTTCGCGGCGCACGACGGGTGCGTGGCGCTGACGTGGACGGTGACGGACGGCGAGCTGCGGATCGCGGTGCGCGACGACGGGCCAGGGATCCCCGCCGATCAGGTGCAGCACATCTTCGGCGCGTTCTGGCAGGCGCGGCACGCGGACCGGCGCGGGCTGGGGCTGGGGCTCGCGATCGCGCGCGCCGTGGTCGAAGCGCACGGCGGGCGGCTGTGGGTGGAGAGCGTGGTGGGGGAGGGGTCGACGTTCGTGATCGCGCTGCCAATCGCGCGGTCGGAGGGGCAGGGGCTCCGTGAACTGCATCTGCAAGGATGA
- a CDS encoding hybrid sensor histidine kinase/response regulator translates to MSPAAPAPAPAALHVLCATAARALARPVRITLHDVRGRSTWTADAGPDGGATPTLDETAAHCVPFGGALAKGTLHVGGAPCDHAARALAESFAALAGATLADDEAARLRARLAEQARHADEMQALAALGSYEWHVAEDRLEWSAEQLRIHGLDARTHPRTFDDFLACVHPDDRDVIAAQTQQMLRDGRAEATYRVVRPDGETRTLYARSEVVRGEDGRPARVVGTSLDVTPLHEVERELRAANERLEQRVAERTIALQRSEEHFRRMIEHAHDLIVIMDETGVTRYGSPSVRHILGYAPEEYQDTSLVSFFHPDDAPRVVAWLGALAARPGETHRIEFRFRHAAGHWVDLEAVCATSAGYRPGTGHVINVRDVTERRRAEEELRRSEEYFRTLTENSHDIIVVIDGDTGQLTYQTPSMQRILGYAPEDLEGRNAFSLVHPDDLGRVIPEIAAAVAQPGVTRHAEYRYRHKDGSWRHLETYGRTLSPTSAAQGLVFNTRDVTERTRADEALRESEARYRSLIEQLPAIIYTASVEAGNPTLFTSPQSERLLGFSEAEWLENPRLWLERIHEEDRARVEADWDAAHAAGRRFAAEYRMVTRDGRVLWFRDEAVLQCDAQGRPLYIQGVMLDVTERREAERALQASEEHFRRLIENGSDLLIISDVAGPLTYVSPSAERLLGYSPAEMLGAVPLDFVHPDDVPRIHAVLQAAGAEPGSIRPVDFRMRHRDGSWRRFQSLARTLLPDAAGAGIVCNARDVTEQRAAEEALARSEEHFRRLIENGSDLLMISSPEFALTYVSPSVERLLGYTPEEMLLKTPHDLVHPDDADAVVAVTSAILAEPGTVRRMAWRIRHKNGSWRLIDAIGRTLDPHSAAAGVVCNGRDVTEQRAAEEALQRSEEHFRALIEHSYDLVQVIDAQGHIAYTGPSVQRLLGYTPEEIAGMTIPDFMHPDDLPAAGELVARILSNPGTSGSLEYRVRHKDGSWRWLEAWARTLSPTSAEQGLVANARDVTDRKASERALQESEEHFRRMIEHGSDLLLISRRDGRLTYASPSVERVLGWTPEEMIAASPEELLHPDDLAHVMASMRRAAEAPGEIHHVDFRVRHRAGGWRRFEALARALAADRPEAGVVCNARDVTEQRAAEEALQRSEEHFRRLIENGSDLLMIAASDLALTYVSPSAQRLLGYSPAEMIGCRPDDLLHPDDTCALEENMRRVALDPTYVTRATWRIRHRDGTWRLFEALGRSLPLADGSVGFLVNGRDITDRVAAEEALRRASAEAEQAREEAERANRAKSEFLSRMSHELRTPLNSILGFAQVLEDLELPAEYRGGVRHILNGGRHLLNLINEVLDIARIEAAEQPMSIEPVRAEGVIREAIDIVRPLAEQRGVWVAELPHPSAQRFVRADRQRLTQVLLNLLSNAVKYNRPEGAVRIGCEPVRGADGRESLRIRVHDQGAGIDAALRDQLFVPFARLGAEHTGVEGTGLGLALSQRLAQAMGGTLFLERSDAEGSVFAVDLPTTDGPLAALPIVATRADAAAGTHSAATLLYVEDNLANLSLVETILLPRPQWRVLPALQGRLGLELAAQHRPDVILLDLHLPDLSGREVLRALRADARTAEIPVVVISADATPRTRAALEEDGVAAFLTKPLDVRAFLATVERVLAGRPRRP, encoded by the coding sequence GTGTCTCCCGCCGCTCCCGCCCCAGCGCCCGCCGCGCTCCATGTCCTCTGCGCGACGGCCGCGCGCGCGCTCGCGCGCCCCGTGCGCATCACGCTGCACGACGTCCGCGGCCGCAGCACCTGGACCGCGGACGCCGGCCCGGATGGCGGCGCGACGCCGACGCTCGACGAGACGGCCGCGCACTGCGTGCCGTTCGGCGGCGCGCTGGCGAAGGGGACGCTGCACGTGGGCGGCGCGCCGTGCGACCACGCGGCGCGCGCGCTGGCCGAGTCGTTCGCGGCGCTGGCCGGCGCGACGCTGGCCGACGACGAGGCGGCGCGCCTGCGCGCGCGGCTCGCCGAGCAGGCGCGGCACGCCGACGAGATGCAGGCGCTCGCGGCGCTCGGCAGCTACGAGTGGCACGTGGCCGAGGATCGCCTGGAGTGGTCGGCGGAGCAGCTGCGCATCCACGGGCTCGACGCACGCACGCACCCGCGCACCTTCGACGACTTCCTCGCCTGCGTGCACCCGGACGACCGGGACGTCATCGCCGCGCAGACCCAGCAGATGCTGCGCGACGGCCGCGCCGAGGCGACGTACCGCGTGGTGCGCCCCGACGGCGAGACGCGCACGCTGTACGCGCGGAGCGAGGTGGTGCGCGGCGAGGACGGGCGGCCGGCGCGCGTGGTGGGCACGTCGCTGGACGTGACGCCGCTCCACGAGGTGGAGCGCGAGCTGCGCGCGGCCAACGAGCGGCTGGAGCAGCGCGTCGCCGAGCGGACGATCGCGCTGCAGCGCAGCGAGGAGCACTTCCGGCGCATGATCGAGCACGCGCACGACCTGATCGTGATCATGGACGAGACGGGCGTGACGCGCTACGGCAGCCCGTCGGTGCGCCACATCCTCGGCTACGCGCCGGAGGAGTACCAGGACACGTCGCTGGTCTCGTTCTTCCATCCCGACGACGCGCCGCGCGTGGTCGCGTGGCTCGGCGCGCTCGCGGCGCGCCCGGGCGAGACGCACCGCATCGAGTTCCGCTTCCGGCACGCCGCCGGGCACTGGGTGGACCTGGAGGCGGTGTGCGCCACGAGCGCCGGCTACCGGCCGGGCACGGGGCACGTCATCAACGTCCGCGACGTGACCGAGCGGCGGCGCGCGGAGGAGGAGCTGCGGCGCAGCGAGGAGTACTTCCGCACGCTGACCGAGAACTCGCACGACATCATCGTCGTCATCGACGGCGACACGGGGCAGCTCACCTACCAGACGCCGTCGATGCAGCGCATCCTCGGCTACGCGCCGGAGGACCTCGAGGGCCGCAACGCGTTCTCGCTCGTGCATCCGGACGACCTGGGACGCGTCATCCCCGAGATCGCGGCCGCGGTCGCGCAGCCGGGCGTCACGCGCCACGCCGAATACCGCTACCGGCACAAGGACGGCAGCTGGCGGCACCTGGAGACGTACGGGCGCACGCTGTCGCCCACATCGGCCGCGCAGGGGCTGGTGTTCAACACGCGCGACGTCACCGAGCGCACGCGCGCGGACGAGGCGCTGCGCGAGAGCGAGGCGCGCTACCGGTCGCTGATCGAGCAGCTGCCGGCGATCATCTATACCGCGTCGGTGGAGGCCGGGAACCCGACGCTGTTCACCAGCCCGCAGAGCGAGCGGCTGCTCGGCTTCTCCGAGGCGGAGTGGCTGGAGAATCCGCGCCTCTGGCTGGAGCGCATCCACGAGGAGGACCGCGCCCGCGTGGAGGCGGACTGGGACGCCGCGCACGCCGCCGGGCGCCGCTTCGCCGCCGAGTACCGCATGGTGACGCGCGACGGGCGCGTGCTCTGGTTCCGCGACGAGGCGGTGCTGCAGTGCGACGCGCAGGGACGCCCGCTCTACATCCAGGGCGTGATGCTCGACGTCACCGAGCGCCGCGAGGCCGAGCGCGCGCTGCAGGCGAGCGAGGAGCACTTCCGCCGCCTGATCGAGAACGGGAGCGACCTGCTCATCATCTCCGACGTCGCCGGGCCGCTGACCTACGTCAGCCCGTCGGCGGAGCGGCTGCTCGGCTACTCGCCGGCGGAGATGCTGGGCGCGGTCCCGCTGGACTTCGTGCACCCCGACGACGTGCCGCGGATCCACGCCGTGCTGCAGGCGGCGGGCGCGGAGCCGGGGAGCATCCGGCCGGTGGACTTCCGCATGCGGCACCGCGACGGGAGCTGGCGCCGCTTCCAGTCGCTGGCGCGCACGCTGCTGCCCGACGCCGCGGGGGCGGGGATCGTCTGCAACGCGCGCGACGTGACCGAGCAGCGCGCGGCGGAGGAGGCGCTGGCGCGCAGCGAGGAGCACTTCCGGCGGCTGATCGAGAACGGCAGCGACCTGCTGATGATCTCCAGCCCCGAGTTCGCGCTCACCTACGTGAGCCCGTCGGTGGAGCGGCTGCTGGGCTACACGCCGGAGGAGATGCTCCTCAAGACGCCGCACGACCTGGTGCACCCGGACGACGCGGACGCGGTGGTGGCGGTCACCAGCGCGATCCTCGCCGAGCCGGGCACCGTGCGCCGCATGGCGTGGCGCATCCGGCACAAGAACGGGAGCTGGCGGCTCATCGACGCGATCGGGCGCACGCTCGACCCGCACTCCGCGGCGGCCGGCGTCGTCTGCAATGGCCGCGACGTCACGGAGCAGCGCGCCGCGGAGGAGGCGCTCCAGCGGAGCGAGGAGCACTTCCGCGCCCTGATCGAGCACTCGTACGACCTCGTGCAGGTGATCGACGCGCAGGGGCACATCGCGTACACCGGCCCGTCGGTGCAGCGGCTCCTCGGCTACACGCCGGAGGAGATCGCGGGGATGACGATCCCCGACTTCATGCACCCCGACGACCTGCCGGCCGCGGGCGAGCTGGTGGCGCGCATCCTCTCGAACCCCGGCACCTCGGGCTCGCTCGAGTACCGCGTGCGCCACAAGGACGGCTCGTGGCGCTGGCTGGAGGCGTGGGCGCGCACGCTCTCGCCGACGTCCGCCGAGCAGGGGCTGGTCGCGAACGCGCGCGACGTCACCGACCGCAAGGCGAGCGAGCGCGCGCTGCAGGAGAGCGAGGAGCACTTCCGGCGCATGATCGAGCACGGCAGCGACCTGCTGCTGATCTCGCGCCGCGACGGCCGGCTCACGTACGCCAGCCCGTCGGTCGAGCGGGTGCTCGGCTGGACGCCGGAGGAGATGATCGCCGCATCTCCCGAGGAGCTGCTGCATCCGGACGACCTCGCGCACGTGATGGCGTCGATGCGGCGCGCGGCGGAGGCGCCGGGCGAGATCCACCACGTGGACTTCCGCGTGCGGCACCGCGCCGGCGGCTGGCGCCGCTTCGAGGCGCTCGCGCGCGCACTCGCGGCCGACCGGCCGGAGGCGGGCGTCGTCTGCAACGCGCGCGACGTCACGGAGCAGCGGGCCGCGGAGGAGGCGCTGCAGCGCAGCGAGGAGCACTTCCGACGGCTGATCGAGAACGGGAGCGACCTGCTGATGATCGCCGCGTCGGACCTCGCGCTGACCTACGTGAGCCCGTCGGCGCAGCGGCTGCTCGGCTACTCGCCGGCGGAGATGATCGGCTGCCGGCCGGACGACCTGCTGCATCCCGACGACACGTGCGCGCTTGAGGAGAACATGCGCCGCGTGGCCCTCGACCCGACGTACGTCACGCGCGCCACCTGGCGCATCCGCCACCGCGACGGCACGTGGCGGCTGTTCGAGGCGCTGGGGCGCTCGCTGCCGCTCGCCGACGGCTCGGTGGGCTTCCTCGTCAACGGCCGCGACATCACCGACCGGGTGGCGGCGGAGGAAGCGCTGCGCCGCGCGAGCGCGGAGGCGGAGCAGGCGCGCGAGGAGGCGGAGCGCGCGAACCGCGCGAAGAGCGAGTTCCTCAGCCGCATGAGCCACGAGCTGCGCACGCCGCTCAACAGCATCCTCGGCTTCGCGCAGGTGCTGGAGGACCTGGAGCTGCCGGCGGAGTACCGCGGCGGCGTGCGCCACATCCTGAACGGCGGGCGCCACCTGCTGAACCTGATCAACGAGGTGCTCGACATCGCGCGCATCGAGGCGGCCGAGCAGCCGATGTCGATCGAGCCGGTGCGCGCGGAGGGCGTGATCCGCGAGGCGATCGACATCGTGCGCCCGCTGGCGGAGCAGCGCGGCGTGTGGGTGGCGGAGCTGCCGCACCCGTCGGCCCAGCGGTTCGTGCGCGCGGACCGGCAGCGGCTGACGCAGGTGCTGCTCAACCTCCTGAGCAACGCGGTGAAGTACAACCGGCCCGAGGGCGCGGTGCGCATCGGGTGCGAGCCGGTGCGCGGCGCGGACGGCCGCGAGTCGCTGCGCATCCGCGTGCACGACCAGGGCGCGGGGATCGACGCCGCGCTGCGCGACCAGCTGTTCGTGCCGTTCGCGCGGCTGGGCGCGGAGCACACGGGCGTGGAGGGCACGGGGTTGGGGCTGGCGCTGTCGCAGCGGCTCGCGCAGGCCATGGGCGGCACGCTGTTCCTGGAGCGCAGCGACGCGGAGGGGAGCGTGTTCGCGGTGGACCTGCCGACGACGGACGGCCCGCTGGCGGCGCTGCCGATCGTCGCCACGCGCGCGGACGCGGCGGCCGGCACGCACTCGGCCGCGACGCTCCTCTACGTCGAGGACAACCTCGCGAACCTGTCGCTGGTCGAGACGATCCTGCTGCCGCGTCCGCAGTGGCGCGTCCTCCCGGCGCTGCAGGGGCGGCTGGGGCTCGAGCTGGCGGCGCAGCACCGGCCGGACGTGATCCTGCTCGACCTGCACCTCCCCGACCTGTCGGGGCGCGAGGTGCTGCGCGCGCTGCGCGCCGACGCGCGCACGGCGGAGATCCCGGTCGTCGTCATCAGCGCCGACGCGACGCCGCGCACGCGCGCGGCGCTGGAGGAGGACGGCGTGGCGGCGTTCCTCACCAAGCCGCTGGACGTGCGCGCGTTCCTGGCGACGGTGGAGCGCGTGCTGGCGGGCCGGCCGCGCCGGCCGTGA